The following are encoded together in the Serratia sp. UGAL515B_01 genome:
- a CDS encoding gluconokinase, giving the protein MTGKSIILMGVSGSGKSTIGATIAKEIQAKFIDGDDLHPRANIQKMASGQPLNDNDRVPWLQRLNDAAYSLNHKSETGIIVCSALKRRYRDLLRQGNENMVFIYLKGSFDVILQRLQARAGHFMPTELLKSQFEALEEPGADEKDVIWIDIDADIEGVVSRCIAALGCV; this is encoded by the coding sequence ATGACGGGCAAAAGCATCATCCTGATGGGCGTTTCCGGCAGCGGAAAATCCACTATTGGCGCAACGATAGCAAAAGAAATACAGGCAAAGTTCATCGATGGCGATGACTTACATCCACGAGCCAACATCCAAAAGATGGCCAGTGGGCAACCGCTGAATGACAACGATCGTGTGCCCTGGCTGCAACGCCTCAACGATGCGGCATACAGCCTGAATCACAAAAGTGAAACTGGCATCATTGTCTGTTCAGCACTGAAACGTCGTTACCGAGATTTGTTACGCCAAGGCAACGAAAATATGGTCTTTATCTATCTTAAGGGCAGTTTCGATGTCATTCTGCAACGTTTGCAAGCTCGCGCGGGGCATTTTATGCCGACAGAATTGCTGAAAAGCCAGTTTGAAGCCTTGGAAGAACCTGGGGCCGATGAGAAAGATGTAATTTGGATTGATATTGACGCAGACATCGAAGGTGTGGTCAGCCGTTGCATCGCAGCACTAGGCTGTGTCTAA
- the gntR gene encoding gluconate operon transcriptional repressor GntR — protein MKKKRPVLQDVADQVGITKMTVSRYLRNPNQVSAALQQKIAIALDDLGYIPNRAPDILSNATSRAIGVLLPSLTNQVFAEVLRGIEKVTDAHNYQTMLAHYGYLPEREEERLASLLSYNIDGLILSERHHTPRTLKMIEVAGIPVVELMDCVSPCIDLAVGFNNFEAARQMTQQIIARGHRYVVYFGARQDERTIIKQQGYEQAMHESGLEAYSIMTARSSSYSAGSELLREVQREYPQVDSIFCTNDDLAIGAVFECQRQGLSIPGDIAIAGFHGHDIGQVMVPKLASVLTPREYMGQIAAERLLARLKGESVVPRMVDVGFTVMPGGSI, from the coding sequence ATGAAGAAAAAAAGGCCAGTGCTTCAAGATGTGGCAGATCAGGTAGGCATCACCAAGATGACGGTGAGCCGTTATTTGCGGAACCCCAACCAGGTTTCTGCTGCTCTGCAGCAAAAAATAGCGATAGCGCTAGACGACCTTGGCTACATTCCCAATCGTGCACCAGATATTCTTTCTAATGCCACGAGTCGTGCGATTGGTGTATTACTACCTTCGTTAACTAACCAGGTTTTTGCCGAAGTCTTGCGCGGTATTGAGAAAGTAACCGACGCACATAACTATCAAACCATGTTAGCGCACTACGGCTATTTACCAGAGCGTGAAGAAGAGCGCCTGGCCTCCCTGCTTTCTTACAACATAGATGGTTTGATACTTTCAGAGCGCCATCACACGCCGCGAACGTTGAAGATGATAGAAGTGGCGGGTATCCCAGTGGTCGAGTTGATGGACTGCGTCTCGCCTTGCATCGATCTGGCTGTAGGTTTCAATAACTTTGAAGCAGCACGTCAGATGACTCAACAAATTATCGCTCGTGGTCATCGCTATGTAGTCTATTTCGGTGCTCGTCAGGATGAGCGAACCATTATTAAACAGCAAGGCTACGAACAGGCAATGCATGAATCTGGCCTAGAGGCGTACAGTATCATGACCGCACGTTCCTCTTCTTATTCTGCCGGGAGTGAATTATTACGCGAAGTGCAACGGGAATATCCCCAGGTCGACAGTATTTTTTGCACCAACGATGATCTGGCGATTGGCGCAGTGTTTGAGTGCCAGCGTCAAGGATTGTCGATCCCAGGGGACATAGCCATCGCCGGTTTTCACGGTCACGATATTGGTCAGGTGATGGTGCCGAAGTTGGCAAGTGTACTGACACCGCGTGAGTACATGGGGCAGATCGCCGCTGAGCGTTTACTTGCGCGCCTGAAAGGAGAATCTGTTGTTCCACGAATGGTAGATGTCGGTTTCACCGTGATGCCCGGCGGAAGTATCTGA
- a CDS encoding pirin family protein, translated as MIYLRKAEDRGHANHGWLDSWHTFSFANYYDPDFMGFSALRVINEDVIEPSQGFGTHPHKDMEILTYVLSGTVEHEDSMGNKEQVHAGEFQIMSAGTGVRHSEYNASSDHPLHLYQIWIIPNQVGLEPRYEQRIFDAPQGCQLVLSPDAREGSLKVFQDMTLSRWTLKKDEQSVYPIQADRRVWIQVVRGSVSINGQKAGASDAFAVWDETALSIYTDENSDILLFDLPPV; from the coding sequence ATGATTTATTTACGTAAAGCCGAAGATCGGGGCCATGCCAACCATGGTTGGCTAGATAGTTGGCACACTTTTTCATTTGCTAACTATTATGATCCAGACTTCATGGGATTTTCAGCACTGCGGGTGATCAACGAGGATGTCATTGAACCAAGCCAGGGATTCGGGACTCATCCCCATAAAGACATGGAAATCCTTACCTACGTACTGAGTGGTACGGTGGAACATGAGGATAGCATGGGCAACAAAGAACAGGTTCATGCAGGTGAGTTTCAGATAATGAGTGCTGGCACTGGAGTGCGTCATTCCGAGTACAATGCCAGTAGTGACCATCCATTGCATCTTTACCAGATCTGGATTATCCCAAACCAGGTTGGGTTGGAACCTCGTTATGAGCAGCGTATTTTTGACGCACCGCAAGGCTGCCAACTGGTATTGTCACCTGATGCGCGTGAAGGCTCGTTAAAAGTGTTCCAAGACATGACATTATCGCGCTGGACGCTTAAAAAAGATGAGCAGTCAGTGTACCCCATTCAGGCAGATCGTCGCGTTTGGATCCAGGTGGTTCGTGGCAGCGTGTCGATCAATGGTCAAAAAGCCGGCGCCAGCGACGCGTTTGCAGTGTGGGATGAAACCGCACTATCAATTTATACTGATGAAAACAGCGACATTTTACTATTTGATCTGCCACCGGTGTGA